From Gemmatimonadota bacterium, a single genomic window includes:
- a CDS encoding class III extradiol dioxygenase subunit beta, with amino-acid sequence HPDLAWHIMQSVIQDDFDLTVINEMDVDHGLTVPLSLMFGQPEAWPCKVIPFAVNVVVYPPPSGQRCYNLGKSIRRAVESFDGDLNVQVWGTGGMSHQLQGPRAGLINKEWDNAFLDQIVANPRGLAAKPHLEYVREAGSEGIELVMWLIMRGALDDEVVQRHRFYHVPASNTAVGHLVLENSS; translated from the coding sequence GGCACCCGGACCTCGCCTGGCACATCATGCAATCGGTTATTCAGGATGACTTCGACCTGACCGTGATCAACGAAATGGACGTCGACCATGGACTAACGGTCCCTCTGTCACTCATGTTCGGGCAACCCGAGGCTTGGCCATGCAAGGTCATTCCTTTCGCCGTCAACGTGGTCGTATATCCACCGCCTTCCGGGCAGCGCTGCTACAACCTCGGAAAGTCCATTCGCCGCGCCGTCGAGAGTTTCGACGGAGACCTCAACGTGCAGGTCTGGGGCACCGGCGGGATGAGCCATCAACTGCAAGGCCCGCGGGCCGGATTGATCAACAAGGAATGGGACAACGCATTCCTGGATCAGATTGTCGCGAACCCCCGGGGGCTTGCCGCAAAGCCGCATCTCGAGTACGTGCGCGAGGCCGGTTCCGAAGGCATAGAGCTCGTAATGTGGCTGATCATGCGCGGCGCGCTGGACGACGAGGTGGTCCAGCGGCATCGTTTTTACCATGTGCCGGCTTCGAATACCGCAGTCGGCCATCTCGTTCTCGAAAACAGCAGTTAA